The Glycine max cultivar Williams 82 chromosome 12, Glycine_max_v4.0, whole genome shotgun sequence genome window below encodes:
- the LOC112998556 gene encoding uncharacterized mitochondrial protein AtMg00810-like, which produces MTGRLLAGSLAFESRILHYLIVRILLPRSSNLAQARLVGDGKTQAQGVDCDETFSPVVKPATIRAVLSIVVSKSWPIHQMDVKNAFLHGHLNETAPRAWYQRFSYFVATIGFSHSKSDHSLFIYKNGYDTAYILLYVDDIILTASSDHLRKYFMTPLGSEFAMKDLGPLSFFLGIVVTRHTHGLFLSQKQYAAKIIERAGMSNCSSCPTPVDTMSKLSATGDAPFNDPTKYRSLAGALQYLTFTRPDISYVLQQICLHMHAPTNEHMSALKRIIRYLQGTLSHGLHLYKSTIDRLISYTDADWGGCPDTRRSTSGYCVFLGDNMISWSSK; this is translated from the exons ATGACCGGGCGCCTTCTTGCCGgctcattggcttttgaaagccgcatccttcattatctgATTGTGCGGATTTTGCTTCCACGATCTTCCAAtcttgcccag GCTCGTCTTGTAGGAGATGGAAAAACACAGGCGCAAGGTGTTGATTGTGATGAGACGTTTAGCCCCGTGGTTAAACCTGCTACCATAAGAGCAGTTCTCAGTATTGTTGTCTCTAAATCTTGGCCTAtccatcaaatggatgtcaagaatGCTTTTTTACATGGTCATCTTAATGAAACA GCTCCTCGCGCTTGGTATCAaaggttttcttattttgttgcTACCATTGGGTTCTCTCACAGTAAGTCAGAtcactctttatttatttacaagaaTGGTTATGACACTGCTTATATTCTgttgtatgtggatgacattaTACTTACGGCTTCATCTGATCATCTTCGTAAGTATTTTATGACTCCTTTGGGTTCTGAGTTTGCTATGAAGGACTTAGGTCCCCTGAGTTTCTTTCTGGGTATTGTTGTTACTCGTCATACCCATGGTCTATTTTTATCTCAGAAACAATATGCTGCAAAAATTATTGAACGTGCCGGCATGTCTAACTGCAGTTCATGTCCTACTCCCGTTGACACTATGTCCAAGCTTAGCGCCACCGGCGATGCTCCTTTTAACGATCCAACCAAATACCGCAGTCTTGCAGGGGCTCTTCAATATCTTACTTTCACTCGGCCTGATATATCTTATGTCTTGCAGCAGATTTGTCTTCATATGCATGCTCCGACAAATGAGCATATGAGTGCTCTCAAGCGTATCATACGCTACCTTCAGGGTACGTTATCCCATGGTTTGCATTTGTACAAATCCACCATTGATAGACTAATCTCTTATACAGATGCTGATTGGGGTGGGTGTCCTGACACCCGTCGTTCCACTTCTGGGTATTGTGTTTTCCTCGGAGATAATATGATATCTTGGTCTTCCAAATGA
- the LOC102663436 gene encoding uncharacterized protein: MSLYSKFLKDMLNQKSKYIHSDTIVVEGNCSAVIQHILPPKHKDPGSITIPCSIGAISVGKALTDLGAAINLMSLSMCRRIGELEIMPTRMTLQLADRSITGPYGVIEDVLVQVKHFIFPADFVVMDIEEDVEIPLILGRPFMLTTSCIMDMGKRKLEMGIEDQKINFDLFDEEKQLLDQNVCLQVKECAKHKNGTKHAFEDRKPFLKPEVKEKRELGG; this comes from the coding sequence ATGtcactctactctaaatttttgaaGGACATGCTAAACCAAAAGAGCAAGTATATACATAGTGACACCATTGTTGTGGAAGGAAACTGTAGTGCAGTGATTCAACACATCCTTCCACCTAAGCATAAGGATCCAGGCAGTATCACCATTCCTTGCTCTATCGGTGCAATTTCAGTTGGTAAGGCTCTTACTGATTTAGGAGCAGCCATTAATTTGATGTCGCTCTCCATGTGCCGGAGGATAGGAGAGCTGGAGATAATGCCAACACGAATGACCCTACAGTTAGCAGACCGATCCATCACCGGGCCATACGGAGTTATAGAGGATGTTTTGGTCCAAGTTAAGCACTTCATTTTTCCAGCTGATTTCGTTGTCATGGACATCGAAGAAGATGTTGAGATCCCCTTGATCCTGGGACGTCCGTTCATGTTAACTACAAGTTGCATCATGGACATGGGAAAGCGGAAGTTAGAGATGGGCATTGAAGATCAAAAGATCAATTTTGATctatttgatgaagaaaaacaattattGGACCAGAATGTTTGTTTACAGGTGAAGGAGTGCGCTAAGCACAAAAATGGCACTAAGCACGCCTTCGAGGatagaaagccctttttaaagcctgaagtgaaagaaaagagagagctTGGCGGATAG